The Coffea arabica cultivar ET-39 chromosome 8e, Coffea Arabica ET-39 HiFi, whole genome shotgun sequence genome window below encodes:
- the LOC140012630 gene encoding uncharacterized protein gives MKEVIRDVTQVQFVNNYNRNAPNNPYSNTYNPGWRNHPNFGWKDQGNQQRPTNPPGFQPRQPQAETKPSWEIAVEKLAKVTSDRFERVEGRLDQLAGMYRNLEVQIGQIANVINNRNPGELPSGEKDKKQAIEGEQESQNDHVIIDIDALHPKLNSNVIPFPHRLKKDGQDREFEKFFKMFKQLHINIPFIDAITQIPSYARFLKDIMSKKRKIVDNEMIALTEECSALIKNKLPPKLKDPGSFSIPCTIGQLHFSNALCDLGASVSLMPLSVARRLGLQELKATNITLQLADRSITRPTGILENVLIKVRQSIIPVDFVVLDIEEDVRMPIILGRPFLATARTIIDVEKGKLILRVNGEELEFNLDNKEGSIEPTALVSNMPYDEKVNQERTEEVKFINALENGEKLSQFRKDKQNPLQGEVEPLYDKSNIPPWHLRKLDYEDQSMVHHMVDWLGSFDPWGENRSLML, from the exons atgaAAGAGGTAATACGAGACGTCACGCAG gtacaatttgtcaataattacaacCGAAATGCCCCAAATAATCCCTACTCGAATACTTACAATCCggggtggagaaatcatccaaactttggatggaaAGATCAAGGCAATCAACAAAGGCCAACCAATCCGCCGGGATTTCAACCAAGGCAACCACAGGCTGAAACTAAACCAAGTTGGGAGATCGCGGTGGAAAAACTTGCTAAGGTGACTTCGGATAGATTCGAGCGAGTTGAGGGGCGGTTGGACCAATTAGCTGGGATGTACAGAAACTTGGAGgttcaaattggtcaaattgccaATGTGATCAACAATAGAAACCCTGGTGAATTACCAA GTGGTGAAAAAGACAAGAAGCAAGCAATTGAAGGGGAGCAAGAAAGTCAAAATGATCATGTTATCATTGATATTGATGCACTTCATCCCAAATTAAATTCTAATGTGATACCTTTTCCTCACAGGTTGAAGAAAGATGGACAGGATCGGGAGTTtgaaaagttcttcaaaatgtttaaacaattgcacattaacattcctttcaTTGATGCTATAACACAGATTCCCTCTTATGCACGTTTCTTGAAAGACATCATgtcaaagaagaggaaaattgtAGATAATGAGATGATAGCATTAACGGAAGAGTGTAGTGCATTGATTAAGAATAAACTCCCTCCTAAATTGAAAGATCCGGGAAGCTTTTCTATTCCTTGCACTATTGgtcaattgcatttttctaatgCTTTATGTGATTTAGGTGCAAGTGTGTCACTTATGCCGTTATCGGTTGCCCGGAGATTGGGACTTCAAGAGCTAAAAGCTACCAATATTACATTGCAATTGGCGGATCGGTCAATCACACGTCCCACGGGTATTTTGGAAAATGTGCTCATAAAGGTAAGACAATCTATAATACCTGTGGATTTTGTTGTCTTAGATATTGAAGAAGATGTGAGAatgccaattattctaggacGACCGTTTTTAGCCACTGCACGAACTATAATTGATGTAGAAAAAGGTAAGCTTATATTACGGGTTAATGGTGAGGAATTGGAATTCAATTTGGATAATAAAGAAGGGAGTATAGAGCCTACTGCTCTTGTTTCTAATATGCCATATGATGAAAAGGTTAACCAAGAAAGGACCGAAGaagttaaatttataaatgCCCTTG aaaatggtgaaaagtTGAGCCAATTCAGAAAAGACAAGCAAAATCCACTCCAAGGTGAAGTTGAGCCTCTCTATGACAAGTCTAATATTCCTCCTTGGCATTTGAGGAAATTGGACTATGAAGATCAAAGCATGGTTCACCACATGGTGGATTGGCTCGGGAGTTTCGACCCATGGGGAGAAAATCGCTCCCTAATGCTCTAA